The Brassica oleracea var. oleracea cultivar TO1000 chromosome C7, BOL, whole genome shotgun sequence sequence TTACCATCAGCCTTTGACTCCCATACATGTCTGAATAAATTGAAAAGAAATAATCAGAAAAGCTTTCCATATGATTTAACAACAAAACACACTCTCCGGAATCAACTTACTGGATGTCATCATTGTGCTTGCTAATGACTTCAATGTAGTCAGCAACAAGATAGGCAGAGTAGAATCCAACTCCAAATTGTCCAATAAGGTTTAGATCCCCGCTTGATTGCATTTTCTCAACAAAAGCTGTTGAAAGAAAATATCTTCAATACTTGATCCAAACCTATCATACGAATCAACCACATAAGAAAAACGTACCTGAGGTTCCAGATTTTGCAATGGTACCAAGGTTCTTGATCAGGTCTTCCTTAGTCATTCCAATTCCACGGTCCCGGATACAAAGAATCTTCTTTGCTTTGTCTAGCTTAATCTGCAGATAAGTACGTTATTACACAACTGAAAATTTACCCTGAACCTAGTGAGAAAGATGTAGCAAACCTGGATCTCAAGCTTAGCAGTGTCACCTTCACCCAAAACATCTTTATCAGTGAGTGCAAGGAACCTAATCTTATCCAACGCCTGAAAAAAAATTTACAAAAACATTTTTAGCTCCCAATGTTCAACAAGCAACAAACCAAATGGTAATAATAATAATAATAAACACTTAAGGCTTTTTACATCAGAAGCGTTGGAGATCAACTCTCTAAGGAAAATGTCCTTGTTACTGTATAGAGAGTTGATGATAATGTCCATGAGCCGAGAAACCTCAGCTTGGAACTCAAACTTCTCCGCGTTGCTTCGTAGTGACTTCTTCGATATCGATTCAGACTCTCTGTTTCAAATAAAACGAGTTTGAAAATCAGGCTTGGGAGGTTTTATACAAAATGATTGTAAGCGTGTGACACGAAACCTGTGAACAACATCTGAATCAGTGGATAAACCGCCGTGACCGCCGAGTTTCTCCTCTACCTTCGGTGGATCTGTAACTTCGTCGGTGCTATCTTCCGCACTCGCGTGTAGCTTTCTTCCTGTGATGCATACAAGGGGACACTTTAGTAATCAAATCAAGTGAAGTGATATACAACGAAGAGTTTAAGTGTGAAAGATGGTAGTAACCTTGATCTGGAAGAAGGAAGAGAAGTGAGAAAAGGAACAACACGGACACTAACGTCCTCTTCCTCATTGTTAGATCGAGTAGACTCGGACTTCTCTCAGTAGATTTGCTAGCTACGAGGTTTATGAATTCACTCAGCTCGAAGAGAGAGATCCTTAAAATAGGACATGATCTAGTGAACTGTGTAGTTGCGTACACTTCGGTTCCTCAGTTTCGTCTTGATTTGCCAACGTGGCAGATCTAACGGTTCAGTTTTGCTGAGGAAGCCACGTGGTGGTTTTGTATTGGAGCAAGGTTTGTCCTTGACGTGGATTGGTGGATGGACGACTTGAATAGTACACGTCAACGTCCTTGTTCGATGATCGGACGGGCTATCTTTGTTTTGTATGACACGTGGTAGTGAATGATTGGATAATACCTTCTTTACTGACGTCGGAATTCCAAAACAAAAAAATGAGTTTCTGGATGGTTCTTCTACTTGGCCACTGTTATGTTTAGCTGCTTCGAAATTGGGCATACAATTTGAACTGCTGGATATTCTCTTTTAAGTATTGTTTTGATCAGTGACATGAAGGTGCGTGAGAAACAAAACGGACATGAACTGTTTGTTATTCACCACAGCTGAAACTCTGTGTCTAGGAACTAGGAACCATCGCTCCTTGGTTGATTTTGAGAGTTGTATGAAACAGTTGTTCAGAGCTCACCGAATGATAAGTACCATGACTAAAGTAACACAAAGCAACACTTTTTTCTTAACTTTTGAAACGCAAAACTTTATTATAAATTTTATTTTATGGAGAAAATACCCAACAAGGTTAACAAAATGTTTTGACATATACCAATGTTTGTACTAAAATCCTCCTATATATATGTTATCAAATAAAAACCTGAATAAACGGGGAAAACTGATGGGGTAAGAAAAAGAAGAAAGCGAAAGTTCATCAAGACAAATTATAAGTTACCTCCCAACACTTATGTCATTCTCTGACCAATCAACCTATTGAAGAACCCAAACTCCACTCACCTCCATGGAGGAGGGAACTCCCAACGTGGTGTCTCCGGCTCTTTCCGCTTTCCACCAATGCCAATAGACAAACTCGATGAAGGCTCTACGCTTGCTCGTGAATGCTCTCCCATATTCCCCGGTGATAGAAACTGCCTCAAACTTAGCGACTCTCTGTTTCCCATCTCAACCCCAAACCCAGAGCTCTGATCAAACTGTGGCCGCACTGATCCATTCAGACTAGGAGATCCACCCGCTAAGCTCATGAACATGTGCTGTTGAGGGAATGGTGGCTGCGCATATGGAGCCGATCCCATCATCTGAGGCATCATCACTGGCGTGCCCCTTGCGTCCACCATGTATGGGATAGCTGTTCCAGGAACATACATGGGCGATGGTGACATTGACATACCAGGAGGAGGACCAGTGAATCCGTTGTACCCATAAGTAGGGGCTGGAGAAAAGGACACACCAGGGGCTAAACCCAAAGAGCTTCCCGTTCTTCCCATGAATAATCCTACTGCTGGCTCGAGGGACTTGCCATTGGACAAGAACGAAGGCATCTGGGATACAGAGTCTTTTCTGTCAAAGTCCACTTTTGTACCCAATAGGGACATAACCGGTTCATCCAATTTTTCACCTCCATAGGGGACTGTGCTCCATGGGTGCTGCCCATAGTAGGGACCCTGATCACGTGACTCAATGAAAAACTGTGGCCTGTCATTCAAGTCAAAGTTTACTTCCTTCCCTGATTGCTGAGCAACTGACAATGAGGAGACAGGAGAGGCACTTTGCTGACTATTGCGACTAAGAAACAATCTCGTTTCCATCTTCACCTCAGAAGGTGGAGGCATGTCATCGTCCTCGTTTGCACAATTCAAATCCAGGTTGAACCTGCTTGATCCCCGGAGATTAGGTTCGTGTGACGATTCTCCATCCCTAGAGTTTGATGAGGAGAAAGGAAACTGTTTCCAGGGAGTTTGATCTTCAACTTGATCATCTCCTACCTCAGCTACATTCAGATCGATACATAACGCCTGCTTATCTCTTGAATCCCCTCTAGGAGCACCCGATCCTTTCGCGCTAAGAGATCTTTCTAACTGCAATGGTGACGCTGCAGGCATACCAGATTCTGAAATAGACATAACGACATCTGTTTCATCAGGACAAATATCTTCATTGAGGTCAAAGCCACATGGACTATTCTCTCTCCCTACTTCGGATTTAGCAGCTACTGCCAGGTGCTTCTCTTTAACATCATCAGTGTTCATCATCCCATTCTCAAGTTTGTCATTCTTCTCATCCATTACATCTTCATCTCCAACATGCGGTTCTTCAATGGAATGGCTTTCACCCATTGATAGTCCCTTAGATGGAGAACCCGTGTGTAGCTCATCATCGTGGGAGTCTTGCGAACCAGACTGCCCGCTTTCATCAGATAGTTCTTCGTCAGAAGAACTTTGAGAAGCTTCCCCAGAGTCCACTTCTCTTGCCACTTCCTGTGCGACTTTGGTAGCGACCTCCAAGGCATCCAAAATACCAAGGTCAATATCAGCCGTTGTTTTGTCGATTGCTCCAAGGCGCTGGGATATGGTCATTGATCTAGAAGACCTGCGGTTTTTTTTCCGTTTTACTTTTTTCTTTATGTCTAAATGGTCCTTACCATCTTTCTTGTCTTCATTCTCAGCATGAGCAGTCGTCATACTGTCACTCTCAAGTTTATCATTTCTACCATGACCACCTGATAATCTTGATGAATTGTCGGAATCCTGATTGTCCCTCACATGAGCCAATGAAGGCACATGTTTGCTACTATGGGCAAGACTCGCATCGTCAGACCCATATATTGTCTCAGACGCATTCCTTCTCACTTCATTTTTCTCCAACTCCATACTGGCAATAACAGAATCAGAAGACGCAGCTACATGTCCTGCTGAACTAGATGACACTGCTACAGCTCCACCCATTTTTTCAGGAAAATCTCCATAGATTCCCAAATGCTTCTCCTTGGATATCTCAGCACCCAGCGGAGCATTTGATGCGCCCTCAACACTACCACGTTCTGAGCTAAGAAGGCTACTAGAGACAGTAGGCACAATAGTCTCTCTCATGGAGCCTTTTCCCTTCGGTGAAAGATTGTCTTGAACATCTTTCATAATAACATCGGTGGATGATTCATTCAAAGTCTCAGTCATCATATTAGAGCGGTGAGAATTCACGTTCGAGGCTGACCCAACCTTGTCATTCTGCAGTTCCAAACCCTTATCCTGATCTGAGTTGTTTTCTCCTGAGGTTCCTGACGGTAAGGCTTCATCTGTTATTTCAGGACACTGTTTTTCTTTACTACTTTGCGTTGAGCAAAGAGTAACACCTGATTTTAGCCCACTGATCTCCATGCTTACTGCTACAACTCTCATCTCATCGTCATGAGCTTTGCTACAGCTTTCAATGTCACGTTCAGAATGGTCATTAACTACTTTATCCTTCCAACTATCAAAGAGCTTTCTCGCCTGATCCTGAACACGAGAACTACCATGGTCAACAAGTTTCTTGACAGCAACCCATATCCCAGAAGAAACTAACCTCGAACCATCTACACCTATGTTTTCAACAGCTTCTAACAAAGCAAGAATCGACTCGTCTACAGACTTATCAACCGATTCGTTACCCAGCGTCTGCGCTTCTGCCAACCAGCTACCAAAGTAACGAACTCCATCTAAATTTACAAAAACATCAAGACACTCTCTGTTCTTCGTGACCGCGATCGTGCTTGCAACAGCTGTCCATTGTCTAGAAGCATCGCCAGCATCCTTCAAAACAGAGTCTTTGTTACTCTGCATGACAGACACGAGCTCTTGGACACGAGAAGTGACAGTGAGTCCATCTCTTAACTCCGTCAGGGTAAAGAAATCCTCGAGCGCCATACTGCTTCACGTACCAAAACCCCAACAACGTTGAACACCCTTAGGAGGCAAAAAGGATCTATCTCCCATTTGACAAGGTCCTGAGGAAAACAAAAGAGAAACATTTTGGCGTTATCGTTACTGTGGCAAGTACAGAAGACAAACACCAAACTGTTGTGGAAACTCTAAATTTTATCCAAACTGAGTTTATCATGCTTCACTACAACATTCATGTGTGCATTTTAACTGACAAAGATAGCCACTAGAAAGGTCCAATTCATAGATCACTCCAATGTCGAAAAAATAACATAAAAAGCATTTGGCAAGAGGACAAAACATAAAATGAAAACATCTGACTACAATTTACATGAAAACTACGAGAAACCTCCTTGTGGCCTTTGGCTTATAGAGCCAAATTCCAAATTGGAAAAACACCCAATCTCATAAAATTACATCAATCCCAAACCTAATTTCGATCGGGAAAAAAAAAAAAACAATCAAAATTCAACACATGTGGACAGACAATATGAGATTAGGGCTCAAATGATCAATTCAGGGAAATCAAAACAAAAATAAATAAAATTGAAGACGGGTGACAATAAACCCTAGGCGAATTTCACATCGTTCTAAGAAAGAATCAAATAATAGAGAAGTAAACCCGTCTCACCACCGATACGCAAGAAGACGAAACCCTAGGTCAAGCGAGCTAAAACCGATGCGCACTAGCATCTCCCCTCTTTGTATGCACGTGTATACACTCCGTTACGATATTTCACCGCCTCTAGCTCCGTTAACGACGGTGGCGTCTCTCTGGAGAAAACCTCGTCTTCTTCTTCGTCCTCTTCGGGGAAAAGTTCTCTCGTGAGAGACAGAAAATTCGTTTATTTCTTTTTCGTTAATAATAAATATTTAATTTTAATCATATGCAGCGATTGGTAGATAAAGTAGTGTATGTGTATATTCCTCTCTCTCTCTCTCTCTCTCTCTTTTCTTTTTTATTTTCCGCGTTCGATTAAACTGCACGTGCGAACCGTGTGTGGGGAGAGCTGGTGGGGACTCGCGGCCCATTATGTACCCAACTTGTCCAGTCAACAAGTACCCACTCGCTTCACCATACTACAAGTCAGGTTAACGATTTGATCCAACGGCTGAGATTTATAGGATTTTTAGATGATGGATATATCATTTTTTAATCCAATGGTTGACATGCTGAGTGATGTCATTCCTTTTTTAGACACTGTCGTTATCTTGTTCTTTTTATTCAAAGTCGTTGTTTTTTAGTGTGGTACAAAACCAAATGAAAGAAAAAGGAAAAGAGGTACAAATCAAAGCATTGCATATCAGATTTGTTTTGGAACCAACAGCTCTCTATCAAAGCCCTTATGACAATAAGAGGTGTATTGTATAGTGTATAAATACTATTTGTCTTGATGAACTAAAACTCAGCTAGAATTAGACCCAAAAACTTGCAGTTTCGTTCT is a genomic window containing:
- the LOC106305697 gene encoding serine-rich adhesin for platelets; the protein is MALEDFFTLTELRDGLTVTSRVQELVSVMQSNKDSVLKDAGDASRQWTAVASTIAVTKNRECLDVFVNLDGVRYFGSWLAEAQTLGNESVDKSVDESILALLEAVENIGVDGSRLVSSGIWVAVKKLVDHGSSRVQDQARKLFDSWKDKVVNDHSERDIESCSKAHDDEMRVVAVSMEISGLKSGVTLCSTQSSKEKQCPEITDEALPSGTSGENNSDQDKGLELQNDKVGSASNVNSHRSNMMTETLNESSTDVIMKDVQDNLSPKGKGSMRETIVPTVSSSLLSSERGSVEGASNAPLGAEISKEKHLGIYGDFPEKMGGAVAVSSSSAGHVAASSDSVIASMELEKNEVRRNASETIYGSDDASLAHSSKHVPSLAHVRDNQDSDNSSRLSGGHGRNDKLESDSMTTAHAENEDKKDGKDHLDIKKKVKRKKNRRSSRSMTISQRLGAIDKTTADIDLGILDALEVATKVAQEVAREVDSGEASQSSSDEELSDESGQSGSQDSHDDELHTGSPSKGLSMGESHSIEEPHVGDEDVMDEKNDKLENGMMNTDDVKEKHLAVAAKSEVGRENSPCGFDLNEDICPDETDVVMSISESGMPAASPLQLERSLSAKGSGAPRGDSRDKQALCIDLNVAEVGDDQVEDQTPWKQFPFSSSNSRDGESSHEPNLRGSSRFNLDLNCANEDDDMPPPSEVKMETRLFLSRNSQQSASPVSSLSVAQQSGKEVNFDLNDRPQFFIESRDQGPYYGQHPWSTVPYGGEKLDEPVMSLLGTKVDFDRKDSVSQMPSFLSNGKSLEPAVGLFMGRTGSSLGLAPGVSFSPAPTYGYNGFTGPPPGMSMSPSPMYVPGTAIPYMVDARGTPVMMPQMMGSAPYAQPPFPQQHMFMSLAGGSPSLNGSVRPQFDQSSGFGVEMGNRESLSLRQFLSPGNMGEHSRASVEPSSSLSIGIGGKRKEPETPRWEFPPPWR